From the Chiroxiphia lanceolata isolate bChiLan1 chromosome 13, bChiLan1.pri, whole genome shotgun sequence genome, one window contains:
- the CX3CL1 gene encoding fractalkine isoform X2, producing the protein MKYTKTEFWTAIKSLKWVKRQPKAPLKCSNECYGFTSAIAEKRIRSYRRTEPGCAKQAIILTTLKSKEFCADPEAEWVKKIVEKLDQKKATASPLGRDATSPEEAGDIQKQVGLPVRAPSQATAPTGFFQGTSTTVWERINAPAARTEVSSKSPPARQDSTQLPAGSPSVTQEYALRPEVAPEANRDSSNSPASSTALTAGMDSSQPTPHPTDRVHGFYNTMRSAEECAGHTANAAADVQDTTSPDSDSDPMATTKGSDKPLLSTSESLDSTSARANAPDTASSSSRSDLPSTLDSVDIAAPPDTPIPPDTSSVSTLNSTIATDKGASVHSNEVVGSSTDGFGTRTFDYSSPVGKQEPSDTLVFAGQAFSGQARVQTITDRPDDQPLSSFLSQTHFVIPVSVVSGVTICSVALVWLYLKFGMRPEESSREMVQGLLYQRAGHQNNAYPMEVI; encoded by the exons ggcAACCCAAAGCGCCTCTGAAGTGTTCAAACGAGTGCTATGGTTTTACATCCGCGATAGCAGAGAAGAGGATAAGGAGCTACCGCCGGACCGAGCCCGGATGCGCAAAACAAGCCATCAT attaacTACTCTGAAGTCTAAGGAGTTTTGTGCAGATCCAGAGGCTGAGTGGGTGAAGAAGATTGTAGAGAAACTGGACCAGAAAAAGGCCACAGCCTCCCCACTTGGGCGTGATGCCACCTCCCCAGAAGAGGCTGGTGATATTCAGAAACAGGTTGGTCTTCCAGTAAGGGCTCCATCTCAAGCCACTGCTCCAACTGGTTTCTTCCAAGGGACCAGCACAACAGTCTGGGAGAGAATAAATGCTCCTGCTGCGAGGACAGAGGTGTCTAGCAagtcccccccagccaggcaggacagcacccagctccctgcagggtcACCCTCCGTGACACAGGAATATGCTCTGCGCCCTGAGGTCGCTCCAGAAGCAAACAGAGACTCCTCAAATTCTCCTGCATCTTCAACAGCTCTCACAGCAGGCATGGACTCCAGCCAGCCCACCCCACATCCCACAGATCGTGTGCATGGCTTTTACAACACCATGAGATCTGCAGAAGAATGTGCAGGACATACTGCAAATGCTGCAGCTGATGTTCAAGACACAACTTCTCCTGACTCAGATTCAGACCCAATGGCAACTACTAAAGGATCAGACAAACCTCTGCTTTCTACAAGTGAATCTCTGGACTCTACAAGTGCCAGGGCCAATGCACCAGACactgcttccagcagctctAGATCAGATCTCCCCTCCACCCTGGACAGTGTGGACATTGCAGCACCCCCAGACACACCAATTCCACCAGACACTAGTTCAGTTTCTACTCTGAACTCCACCATTGCCACAGACAAAGGGGCTTCTGTCCATAGCAACGAGGTTGTTGGTTCCTCTACAGATGGGTTTGGTACTAGAACATTTGATTATTCATCACCTGTAGGAAAGCAAGAGCCTTCTGATACATTAGTTTTTGCTGGCCAGGCATTCTCAGGCCAAGCCAGGGTGCAGACAATCACAGACAGGCCAGATGATCAGCCTCTGTCCAGCTTCTTGTCTCAAACACACTTTGTCATCCCCGTTTCTGTGGTAAGCGGGGTGACCATTTGCAGTGTTGCTCTTGTGTGGCTGTACCTGAAGTTTGGAATGAGACCAGAAGAATCATCGAGAGAAATGGTGCAGGGCTTGCTCTACCAGAGGGCAGGACATCAGAACAATGCCTATCCAATGGAAGTAATCTGA
- the CX3CL1 gene encoding fractalkine isoform X1, translating to MKAVSVQILLVLRALCLIALAGGQPKAPLKCSNECYGFTSAIAEKRIRSYRRTEPGCAKQAIILTTLKSKEFCADPEAEWVKKIVEKLDQKKATASPLGRDATSPEEAGDIQKQVGLPVRAPSQATAPTGFFQGTSTTVWERINAPAARTEVSSKSPPARQDSTQLPAGSPSVTQEYALRPEVAPEANRDSSNSPASSTALTAGMDSSQPTPHPTDRVHGFYNTMRSAEECAGHTANAAADVQDTTSPDSDSDPMATTKGSDKPLLSTSESLDSTSARANAPDTASSSSRSDLPSTLDSVDIAAPPDTPIPPDTSSVSTLNSTIATDKGASVHSNEVVGSSTDGFGTRTFDYSSPVGKQEPSDTLVFAGQAFSGQARVQTITDRPDDQPLSSFLSQTHFVIPVSVVSGVTICSVALVWLYLKFGMRPEESSREMVQGLLYQRAGHQNNAYPMEVI from the exons ATGAAGGCTGTTTCTGTCCAGATCCTGCTTGTGCTGAGGGCCTTGTGCCTGATCGCCCTGGCTGGAG ggcAACCCAAAGCGCCTCTGAAGTGTTCAAACGAGTGCTATGGTTTTACATCCGCGATAGCAGAGAAGAGGATAAGGAGCTACCGCCGGACCGAGCCCGGATGCGCAAAACAAGCCATCAT attaacTACTCTGAAGTCTAAGGAGTTTTGTGCAGATCCAGAGGCTGAGTGGGTGAAGAAGATTGTAGAGAAACTGGACCAGAAAAAGGCCACAGCCTCCCCACTTGGGCGTGATGCCACCTCCCCAGAAGAGGCTGGTGATATTCAGAAACAGGTTGGTCTTCCAGTAAGGGCTCCATCTCAAGCCACTGCTCCAACTGGTTTCTTCCAAGGGACCAGCACAACAGTCTGGGAGAGAATAAATGCTCCTGCTGCGAGGACAGAGGTGTCTAGCAagtcccccccagccaggcaggacagcacccagctccctgcagggtcACCCTCCGTGACACAGGAATATGCTCTGCGCCCTGAGGTCGCTCCAGAAGCAAACAGAGACTCCTCAAATTCTCCTGCATCTTCAACAGCTCTCACAGCAGGCATGGACTCCAGCCAGCCCACCCCACATCCCACAGATCGTGTGCATGGCTTTTACAACACCATGAGATCTGCAGAAGAATGTGCAGGACATACTGCAAATGCTGCAGCTGATGTTCAAGACACAACTTCTCCTGACTCAGATTCAGACCCAATGGCAACTACTAAAGGATCAGACAAACCTCTGCTTTCTACAAGTGAATCTCTGGACTCTACAAGTGCCAGGGCCAATGCACCAGACactgcttccagcagctctAGATCAGATCTCCCCTCCACCCTGGACAGTGTGGACATTGCAGCACCCCCAGACACACCAATTCCACCAGACACTAGTTCAGTTTCTACTCTGAACTCCACCATTGCCACAGACAAAGGGGCTTCTGTCCATAGCAACGAGGTTGTTGGTTCCTCTACAGATGGGTTTGGTACTAGAACATTTGATTATTCATCACCTGTAGGAAAGCAAGAGCCTTCTGATACATTAGTTTTTGCTGGCCAGGCATTCTCAGGCCAAGCCAGGGTGCAGACAATCACAGACAGGCCAGATGATCAGCCTCTGTCCAGCTTCTTGTCTCAAACACACTTTGTCATCCCCGTTTCTGTGGTAAGCGGGGTGACCATTTGCAGTGTTGCTCTTGTGTGGCTGTACCTGAAGTTTGGAATGAGACCAGAAGAATCATCGAGAGAAATGGTGCAGGGCTTGCTCTACCAGAGGGCAGGACATCAGAACAATGCCTATCCAATGGAAGTAATCTGA
- the LOC116793462 gene encoding C-C motif chemokine 5-like, whose translation MATARTVLLLTLLLTFSLHCATAHFRPIECCFEYAERPVRHVQSYYETPIDCPMPAVVIVAAKGGKICADPKKRWVKKAMEKLQKKE comes from the exons ATGGCCACTGCAAGGACAGTCCTGCTGCTCACCCTGCTCCTCACCTTCTCCCTGCACTGTGCCACAG cccactTCAGACCCATCGAATGCTGCTTTGAGTACGCAGAGAGACCCGTCCGACACGTGCAGAGCTACTATGAGACCCCCATTGACTGCCCTATGCCTGCAGTTGT GATTGTGGCTGCCAAAGGTGGCAAGATCTGTGCTGACCCCAAGAAGCGATGGGTGAAGAAAGCCATGGAAAAGcttcaaaagaaagaatga
- the CX3CL1 gene encoding fractalkine isoform X3: MKAVSVQILLVLRALCLIALAGGQPKAPLKCSNECYGFTSAIAEKRIRSYRRTEPGCAKQAIILTTLKSKEFCADPEAEWVKKIVEKLDQKKATASPLGRDATSPEEAGDIQKQVGLPVRAPSQATAPTGFFQGTSTTVWERINAPAARTEVSSKSPPARQDSTQLPAGSPSVTQEYALRPEVAPEANRDSSNSPASSTALTAGMDSSQPTPHPTDRVHGFYNTMRSAEECAGHTANAAADVQDTTSPDSDSDPMATTKGSDKPLLSTSESLDSTSARANAPDTASSSSRSDLPSTLDSVDIAAPPDTPIPPDTSSVSTLNSTIATDKGASVHSNEVVGSSTDGFGTRTFDYSSPVGKQEPSDTLVFAGQAFSGQARVQTITDRPDDQPLSSFLSQTHFVIPVSVTRGIAQLFRKR, encoded by the exons ATGAAGGCTGTTTCTGTCCAGATCCTGCTTGTGCTGAGGGCCTTGTGCCTGATCGCCCTGGCTGGAG ggcAACCCAAAGCGCCTCTGAAGTGTTCAAACGAGTGCTATGGTTTTACATCCGCGATAGCAGAGAAGAGGATAAGGAGCTACCGCCGGACCGAGCCCGGATGCGCAAAACAAGCCATCAT attaacTACTCTGAAGTCTAAGGAGTTTTGTGCAGATCCAGAGGCTGAGTGGGTGAAGAAGATTGTAGAGAAACTGGACCAGAAAAAGGCCACAGCCTCCCCACTTGGGCGTGATGCCACCTCCCCAGAAGAGGCTGGTGATATTCAGAAACAGGTTGGTCTTCCAGTAAGGGCTCCATCTCAAGCCACTGCTCCAACTGGTTTCTTCCAAGGGACCAGCACAACAGTCTGGGAGAGAATAAATGCTCCTGCTGCGAGGACAGAGGTGTCTAGCAagtcccccccagccaggcaggacagcacccagctccctgcagggtcACCCTCCGTGACACAGGAATATGCTCTGCGCCCTGAGGTCGCTCCAGAAGCAAACAGAGACTCCTCAAATTCTCCTGCATCTTCAACAGCTCTCACAGCAGGCATGGACTCCAGCCAGCCCACCCCACATCCCACAGATCGTGTGCATGGCTTTTACAACACCATGAGATCTGCAGAAGAATGTGCAGGACATACTGCAAATGCTGCAGCTGATGTTCAAGACACAACTTCTCCTGACTCAGATTCAGACCCAATGGCAACTACTAAAGGATCAGACAAACCTCTGCTTTCTACAAGTGAATCTCTGGACTCTACAAGTGCCAGGGCCAATGCACCAGACactgcttccagcagctctAGATCAGATCTCCCCTCCACCCTGGACAGTGTGGACATTGCAGCACCCCCAGACACACCAATTCCACCAGACACTAGTTCAGTTTCTACTCTGAACTCCACCATTGCCACAGACAAAGGGGCTTCTGTCCATAGCAACGAGGTTGTTGGTTCCTCTACAGATGGGTTTGGTACTAGAACATTTGATTATTCATCACCTGTAGGAAAGCAAGAGCCTTCTGATACATTAGTTTTTGCTGGCCAGGCATTCTCAGGCCAAGCCAGGGTGCAGACAATCACAGACAGGCCAGATGATCAGCCTCTGTCCAGCTTCTTGTCTCAAACACACTTTGTCATCCCCGTTTCTGTG ACACGAGGGATAGCCCAGCTTTTCAGAAAGAGGTGA
- the LOC116793577 gene encoding C-C motif chemokine 14-like: MAAPPCLSSQLSSSEEAEQYPERKSLPTAPCSLQGTVLLLVMLLTLSPHSRAAPYSPSECCFHYVKGALRLANLKDCYSTSKECFFPAIVFKTKNGTKVCANPEEPWVKRAVGKLQKRKEPHAP, from the exons ATGGCAGCTCCTCCTTGCCTGAGCTCACAGCTGAGCTCCTCCGAAGAGGCAGAGCAGTACCCGGAGAGGAAGAGCCTTCCCACAGCCCCATGTTCCCTGCAAGGGACAGTCCTGCTGCTCGTGATGCTCCTCACCCTCTCCCCACACTCCAGAGCAG CCCCTTACTCTCCATCTGAGTGCTGCTTCCATTATGTAAAGGGTGCTCTCCGGCTGGCAAACCTGAAGGATTGCTATTCAACTTCCAAGGAGTGTTTTTTCCCAGCAATTGT GTTTAAGACCAAGAACGGGACCAAAGTCTGCGCAAACCCAGAAGAGCCCTGGGTGAAGAGAGCAGTTGGGAAGCTCCAGAAGAGGAAAGAACCTCATGCCCCATGA